In Balaenoptera musculus isolate JJ_BM4_2016_0621 chromosome 19, mBalMus1.pri.v3, whole genome shotgun sequence, one genomic interval encodes:
- the SALL1 gene encoding sal-like protein 1, translating into MSRRKQAKPQHFQSDPEVASLPRRDGDTEKGQPNRTTKSKDAHVCGRCCAEFFELSDLLLHKKNCTKNQLVLIVNESPASPPETFSPSPTPDHPEEQMNDTANKTEQGDCSDLAEPHGPDREESMEVEAPVAHKGASGPLSSGGDSSAPPSCSSGSSCTGTSAITTSLPQLGDLTTLGNFSVINSNVIIENLQSTKVAVAQFSQEARCNGASGGKLAVPALMEQLLALQQQQIHQLQLIEQIRHQILLLASQNTDLPTSSSPSPGTVRTSANPLSTLSSHLSQQLAAAAGLAQSLASQSASISGVKRLPPIQLPQSSSGNTIGPPHSGSSPSVHVLAAAVPTPSSEKVASGAGASHAHAGNPAVSASSSPAFAISSLLSPASNPLLPQPAPVNSVFPSPLPNIGTTAEDLNSLSALAQQRKSKPPNVTAFEAKSASDEAFFKHKCRFCAKVFGSDSALQIHLRSHTGERPFKCNICGNRFSTKGNLKVHFQRHKEKYPHIQMNPYPVPEHLDNIPTSTGIPYGMSIPPEKPVTSWLDTKPVLPTLTTSVGLPLPPTLTSFIKTEEPAPIPISHSAASPPGSVKSDSGAPEPASRNPGGLPEEAEGSTGPPSSGKSEESGVVPSSAPAVSTGVLSSLASDVGPGSASTFTNPLLPLMSEHFKAKFPFGGLLDSAQASETSKLQQLVENIDKKATDPNECIICHRVLSCQSALKMHYRTHTGERPFKCKICGRAFTTKGNLKTHYSVHRAMPPLRVQHSCPICQKKFTNAVVLQQHIRMHMGGQIPNTPVPDSYPESMESDTGSFDEKNFDDLDNFSDENMEDCPEGSIPDTPKSADASQDSLSSSPLPLEMSSIAALENQMKMINAGLAEQLQASLKSVENGSVEGDVLTNDSSSVGGDMESQSAGSPAISESTSSMQALSPSNSTQEFHKSPSAEEKPQRAGASDFANGLSPTPVNGGALDLTSSHTEKIIKEDSLGILFPFRDRGKFKNTACDICGKTFACQSALDIHYRSHTKERPFICTVCNRGFSTKGNLKQHMLTHQMRDLPSQLFEPSSNLGPNQNSAVIPANSLASLIKTEVNGFVHVTPQDSKDTPTSHVPSGPLSSSATSPVLLPALPRRTPKQHYCNTCGKTFSSSSALQIHERTHTGEKPFACTICGRAFTTKGNLKVHMGTHMWNSTPARRGRRLSVDGPMTFLGGNPVKFPEMFQKDLVARSGSGDPSSFWNQYAAALSNGLAMKANEISVIQNGGIPPIPGSLGSGSSSPISGLTGNLEKLQNSEPSAPLAGLEKMASSENGTNFRFTRFVEDSKEIVTS; encoded by the exons GAGACACAGAGAAGGGTCAACCCAACCGCACCACTAAGAGCAAGGATGCCCACGTCTGCGGCCGGTGCTGCGCCGAGTTCTTTGAATTGTCAGATCTTCTGCTCCACAAGAAGAACTGTACTAAAAACCAACTAGTTTTAATTGTAAATGAAAGTCCAGCCTCCCCACCTGAAaccttctcccccagccccactccggATCATCCCGAGGAACAGATGAACGACACGGCTAACAAAACAGAGCAAGGAGACTGCAGTGACCTGGCGGAACCCCACGGACCGGACAGGGAAGAGTCCATGGAGGTGGAGGCCCCAGTGGCCCACAAAGGCGCCAGTGGCCCCCTGAGCAGCGGTGGCGACAGCAGCGCCCCCCCAAGCTGCAGCAGCGGCAGCTCCTGCACAGGTACCTCAGCGATCACAACCTCTCTACCTCAACTCGGGGACCTGACAACACTGGGCAACTTCTCCGTGATCAACAGCAATGTCATCATCGAGAACCTCCAGAGCACCAAGGTGGCGGTGGCCCAGTTCTCCCAGGAAGCGAGGTGCAATGGGGCCTCCGGAGGCAAGCTGGCCGTCCCGGCCCTGATGGAGCAGCTCTTAGctctgcagcagcagcagatCCATCAGCTGCAACTGATCGAACAGATTCGTCACCAAATATTGCTGTTGGCTTCTCAGAACACAGACTTGCCAACATCTTCTAGTCCTTCTCCAGGTACTGTACGAACATCTGCCAACCCCTTGTCCACACTCAGCTCCCATTTATCTCAGCAGCTGGCGGCAGCAGCTGGGTTAGCACAGAGCCTCGCTAGCCAATCTGCCAGCATCAGCGGTGTGAAACGGCTCCCCCCCATCCAGCTACCTCAGAGCAGCTCTGGCAACACCATCGGTCCACCCCACAGCGGCTCTTCCCCCAGCGTTCACGTACTGGCGGCGGCAGTTCCCACCCCATCCTCGGAAAAAGTGGCTTCGGGTGCGGGTGCCTCCCACGCCCATGCCGGCAACCCCGCAGTCTCGGCATCCTCCTCACCAGCTTTTGCAATAAGCAGTCTATTGAGTCCTGCATCTAATCCACTTCTACCTCAGCCGGCCCCTGTTAACTCGGTTTTCCCCAGCCCTTTGCCCAACATCGGAACGACGGCAGAGGATTTAAACTCCTTGTCTGCCTTGGCCCAGCAAAGAAAAAGCAAGCCACCAAATGTCACTGCCTTCGAAGCAAAAAGCGCTTCGGACGAGGCCTTCTTCAAACACAAGTGCAGGTTCTGTGCGAAGGTCTTCGGAAGCGACAGTGCCTTGCAGATCCACCTCCGTTCCCACACCGGAGAGAGGCCGTTCAAGTGCAACATCTGCGGGAACCGGTTCTCCACCAAGGGGAACCTCAAAGTCCACTTTCAGCGCCACAAAGAGAAATACCCTCATATCCAGATGAACCCCTATCCCGTGCCTGAGCATTTGGACAACATCCCGACCAGTACCGGCATCCCCTACGGCATGTCCATTCCTCCAGAAAAGCCGGTCACCAGCTGGCTAGACACCAAACCGGTCCTGCCCACTCTGACCACTTCAGTCGGCCTGCCGTTGCCCCCGACCCTCACCTCCTTCATCAAGACCGAAGAGCCAGCCCCCATCCCCATCAGCCATTCTGCCGCCAGCCCCCCGGGCTCCGTCAAAAGTGACTCCGGGGCTCCCGAGCCGGCCTCGAGAAACCCGGGTGGGCTCCCAGAGGAAGCGGAAGGTTCCACTGGGCCCCCCTCCAGTGGCAAAAGCGAAGAGAGCGGCGTGGTCCCCAGCTCAGCCCCAGCCGTGAGCACCGGCGTGCTGAGTTCCCTAGCATCCGACGTTGGCCCAGGCAGTGCCTCGACTTTCACCAACCCTTTGTTGCCGCTCATGTCCGAGCATTTCAAGGCGAAGTTTCCTTTTGGGGGACTCTTGGACTCAGCCCAGGCTTCAGAGACATCCAAGCTTCAGCAGCTGGTCGAAAACATTGACAAGAAGGCCACTGACCCCAATGAGTGTATCATCTGCCACCGGGTCCTCAGTTGTCAGAGCGCCTTGAAGATGCACTACCGCACCCACACCGGGGAGAGGCCCTTTAAGTGTAAGATCTGTGGCCGGGCTTTCACCACAAAAGGGAACCTGAAAACCCATTACAGCGTCCATCGTGCTATGCCCCCGCTCAGAGTCCAGCATTCCTGCCCCATCTGCCAGAAGAAGTTCACGAACGCCGTTGTCCTGCAGCAGCACATCCGAATGCACATGGGGGGCCAGATCCCCAACACCCCGGTCCCTGACAGCTACCCCGAGTCCATGGAGTCTGACACGGGCTCCTTTGATGAGAAAAATTTTGATGACCTAGACAACTTCTCCGATGAAAACATGGAAGACTGTCCTGAGGGCAGCATCCCGGACACGCCCAAGTCCGCGGATGCGTCCCAAGACAGCCTGTCTTCCTCGCCTTTGCCTCTAGAGATGTCGAGCATTGCTGCTTTGGAAAATCAGATGAAGATGATCAATGCCGGCCTGGCAGAGCAGCTGCAGGCCAGCCTGAAGTCAGTGGAGAACGGGTCGGTCGAGGGGGACGTCCTGACCAACGATTCGTCCTCGGTGGGTGGTGACATGGAGAGCCAAAGTGCTGGCAGCCCGGCCATCTCAGAGTCTACCTCCTCCATGCAGGCTCTGTCCCCATCCAACAGCACCCAGGAATTCCACAAGTCACCCAGCGCCGAGGAGAAGCCACAGAGAGCAGGGGCAAGCGACTTTGCCAATGGTTTGTCACCCACCCCAGTGAACGGTGGGGCTTTGGATTTGACATCTAGTCACACAGAGAAAATCATCAAAGAAGATTCTTTGGGGATCCTCTTCCCTTTCAGAGACCGGggtaaatttaaaaacactgcTTGCGACATTTGTGGCAAAACCTTTGCTTGTCAGAGTGCCTTGGACATTCACTACAGAAGTCATACCAAAGAGAGACCATTTATTTGCACAGTCTGCAATCGTGGCTTTTCCACCAAGGGTAATTTGAAGCAACACATGTTGACACATCAGATGCGAGATCTACCATCACAGCTCTTTGAGCCCAGTTCCAACCTTGGCCCCAATCAGAACTCGGCGGTGATTCCCGCCAACTCGTTGGCGTCTCTCATCAAGACAGAGGTCAACGGCTTCGTGCATGTGACTCCTCAGGACAGTAAGGACACCCCCACCAGTCACGTCCCTTCTGGGCCTCTGTCATCGTCCGCCACGTCCCCAGTtctgctcccagctctgcccaggagGACCCCCAAACAGCACTACTGCAACACGTGTGGCAAGACCTTCTCCTCGTCGAGTGCCCTGCAGATTCACGAgagaactcacactggagagaaaccctttgCTTGCACTATTTGTGGAAGAGCTTTCACAACAAAAGGCAATCTTAAG GTACACATGGGCACTCACATGTGGAACAGCACCCCTGCCCGCCGGGGTCGCCGGCTCTCCGTGGATGGCCCCATGACATTCCTAGGAGGCAATCCCGTCAAGTTCCCAGAAATGTTCCAGAAGGATTTGGTGGCCAGGTCAGGAAGTGGGGATCCTTCCAGTTTCTGGAATCAGTATGCAGCAGCGCTCTCCAACGGGCTGGCGATGAAGGCCAACGAGATCTCGGTCATTCAGAACGGCGGCATCCCTCCAATTCCTGGAAGCCTGGGCAGTGGGAGCAGCTCACCTATTAGCGGGCTGACGGGAAACCTGGAGAAGCTCCAGAACTCAGAGCCCAGTGCGCCCCTGGCTGGCCTGGAGAAGATGGCAAGCAGCGAGAATGGAACCAACTTCCGTTTCACCCGCTTCGTGGAAGACAGCAAAGAGATCGTCACAAGTTAA